The following proteins come from a genomic window of Paenibacillus spongiae:
- a CDS encoding FecCD family ABC transporter permease, whose protein sequence is MSNYFTVRNKSGKLSFLVEKKTVAVTMALFAIVILLFIAGLSIGSTMINPIEVVKHLLGMGSGEHTFILETLRLPRMLLSLLVGAALGISGLILQGIIRNPLASPDIIGITGGASAAAVVFITYFAGAVSIRWLPVAAIIGAGTVSLLIYVLAWKKGVSPIRLVLIGIGAAAATGALTTMLIVLSSTASASQAYIWMTGSVYGANWENVYGMLPWVLVFVPLAYIFSRSVNVLELGDQVAAGLGTKVQLQRFCLLLISVALAGSAVAFAGGIGFVGLIAPHISRKLVGRSFGGLILVAGIIGGLMVCSADMVARTVFLPLDIPAGVFSAAIGAPFFIYLLYANRNK, encoded by the coding sequence ATGAGCAATTATTTTACCGTGCGCAATAAATCAGGCAAGCTGTCCTTCTTGGTCGAGAAGAAAACTGTCGCGGTTACGATGGCTCTGTTTGCGATTGTAATTCTGCTGTTCATTGCAGGTTTATCGATCGGAAGTACCATGATCAACCCGATTGAAGTGGTGAAGCACCTGCTAGGCATGGGCAGCGGCGAGCATACCTTCATTCTGGAGACGCTTCGGCTGCCGCGCATGCTTCTATCGCTGTTAGTCGGTGCAGCGCTTGGCATATCGGGTTTGATTTTGCAGGGAATCATCCGCAATCCGCTGGCTTCCCCCGATATTATCGGGATTACTGGCGGCGCGTCCGCAGCTGCGGTAGTATTTATTACGTATTTTGCCGGCGCGGTGAGCATCCGGTGGCTTCCGGTCGCGGCGATTATCGGGGCGGGAACCGTTTCGCTGCTTATCTACGTATTAGCTTGGAAGAAAGGCGTCTCGCCGATCCGCCTCGTTCTCATCGGGATTGGCGCAGCTGCGGCGACGGGAGCTTTGACGACGATGCTGATCGTGCTTAGCTCCACCGCCTCTGCTAGCCAAGCGTATATTTGGATGACGGGAAGCGTGTATGGGGCCAATTGGGAGAATGTATATGGCATGCTGCCATGGGTGCTCGTTTTTGTGCCGCTTGCGTATATATTCTCCAGGTCGGTCAATGTGCTGGAGCTGGGCGATCAGGTGGCGGCCGGCCTTGGGACGAAGGTTCAGCTGCAGCGGTTCTGCCTGCTTCTCATTAGCGTGGCGCTGGCCGGATCTGCCGTCGCATTCGCGGGCGGGATCGGCTTCGTGGGGTTAATCGCCCCTCATATTTCGAGGAAGCTTGTCGGGCGTTCGTTCGGAGGATTGATTCTCGTTGCCGGAATCATAGGGGGATTAATGGTCTGTTCGGCGGATATGGTAGCCCGGACGGTCTTTCTCCCGCTTGATATCCCTGCGGGCGTATTCTCTGCGGCTATCGGCGCTCCATTCTTCATTTACCTGCTGTATGCGAACCGGAACAAATAA
- a CDS encoding IucA/IucC family C-terminal-domain containing protein, whose protein sequence is MSHEGPLLLKREEWDYFKDQLRMTTGESLERRYSISSQDLLDEQRCAAFLDGLAPVFDSDSRKVTASLFAKRYAFLLICPSFYAMTMYGKSFDVSIGNCHVESNFVGESWRPNLRLNDMSMTQPAAAGRHEWRDQIIKGIFADHLAPIWATLSKVARLPLSILWENTAVFVYALYEKRIADESSGDQKLRRQEDFNYLVRNATADLFGWKYNPIAAYDSPKCSVEGYDKPLRIRKTCCLYYKSSDDGSYCATCPLTNKGK, encoded by the coding sequence ATGAGCCATGAGGGACCGCTCTTGCTGAAGCGGGAGGAATGGGATTATTTCAAGGATCAACTGCGCATGACAACCGGGGAATCTCTTGAACGGCGTTATTCGATCTCTTCGCAAGACTTGCTGGATGAACAGAGATGCGCCGCGTTTCTGGATGGCTTGGCGCCTGTGTTTGACTCCGACTCGAGAAAGGTGACCGCTTCTCTATTCGCCAAGCGGTATGCTTTCTTGCTCATTTGTCCGAGCTTCTATGCCATGACGATGTACGGGAAGAGCTTTGACGTATCCATCGGGAATTGTCATGTCGAATCGAATTTCGTGGGCGAAAGCTGGAGGCCGAATTTGAGGCTGAACGATATGAGCATGACGCAGCCCGCGGCCGCCGGCCGTCACGAATGGCGCGATCAAATCATTAAAGGCATATTCGCAGATCATCTCGCTCCGATCTGGGCGACCCTATCGAAGGTTGCTCGTCTTCCGTTGTCCATATTATGGGAGAACACCGCCGTCTTCGTCTACGCGCTCTACGAGAAGCGAATTGCCGATGAGAGCAGCGGAGATCAGAAGCTTCGCCGGCAGGAGGATTTCAACTATCTTGTCCGCAATGCGACGGCAGATTTATTCGGCTGGAAGTACAATCCCATTGCGGCATACGATAGTCCCAAATGCAGCGTAGAGGGGTACGACAAGCCGCTGCGCATTCGCAAAACGTGCTGCCTGTATTATAAATCTTCGGACGATGGAAGTTACTGCGCGACCTGCCCGCTGACCAATAAGGGCAAATAA
- a CDS encoding ABC transporter substrate-binding protein, giving the protein MFKSPKVMVALAMLLMVMLVIAGCGTDKNAGTEGQNKPEEKVNGTNNKEAAAGNNEQSADVRVIEHAMGKTEIKGTPLRVVTLYQGATDVAVALGVTPVGVVDSWVEEPMYLYLRDQLKDVPHVGLETQPNLEEISKLKPDLIIASKLRHEKIYDQLSQIAPTVTHETVFKFKETLDLMGKAMNKEEEAAKLLADWTDRVADFKQKIETKQGADWPIEVSVLNFRADHARIYVTGYAGDILNELGFTRSASQQEEEKKGTVVLKLTSMESIPSMDADTFFIFTFDAGEEDGAVQKTYDDWTGHPLWKELKAVKNDKVYMVNEVTWNNGGGIIAANKMLDELYDHFGLAK; this is encoded by the coding sequence ATGTTCAAATCACCGAAAGTAATGGTTGCGCTGGCAATGCTTCTAATGGTTATGCTCGTAATTGCCGGCTGCGGGACCGACAAGAATGCGGGGACAGAAGGGCAGAACAAGCCCGAAGAGAAGGTCAACGGCACGAATAATAAAGAAGCTGCGGCGGGGAACAACGAGCAGAGCGCAGATGTTCGCGTTATTGAGCATGCGATGGGCAAAACAGAGATCAAGGGCACGCCGCTGCGGGTCGTTACGCTGTATCAAGGCGCTACCGATGTGGCGGTTGCGCTGGGCGTGACACCGGTCGGCGTTGTCGATTCCTGGGTTGAGGAGCCGATGTATCTCTATCTGAGGGATCAGCTGAAGGACGTTCCGCATGTCGGCCTGGAAACGCAGCCGAATCTGGAGGAGATTTCGAAGCTGAAGCCGGATCTCATCATCGCATCCAAATTGCGTCATGAGAAAATCTACGATCAGCTCTCTCAAATCGCGCCAACCGTAACCCATGAGACGGTCTTCAAGTTCAAGGAGACGCTTGATTTGATGGGGAAGGCGATGAATAAAGAGGAGGAAGCGGCCAAGCTGCTCGCCGATTGGACGGACCGGGTAGCCGATTTCAAGCAGAAGATTGAAACGAAGCAAGGCGCCGACTGGCCGATCGAGGTCTCGGTGCTGAACTTTAGAGCCGACCATGCCCGCATCTATGTGACGGGTTACGCCGGGGATATTCTGAATGAGCTGGGCTTTACGCGCTCTGCATCCCAGCAGGAGGAAGAGAAGAAGGGAACCGTCGTGCTGAAATTGACGAGCATGGAAAGCATCCCGAGCATGGATGCGGACACATTCTTCATCTTTACGTTCGATGCCGGCGAGGAAGACGGCGCGGTTCAGAAAACGTACGACGATTGGACGGGTCATCCGCTTTGGAAGGAACTGAAGGCCGTGAAGAACGATAAGGTTTACATGGTGAACGAGGTGACCTGGAATAACGGCGGGGGCATCATTGCAGCCAACAAAATGCTCGACGAACTCTACGATCACTTTGGTTTAGCGAAATAA
- a CDS encoding helix-turn-helix domain-containing protein yields the protein MQRQKVFILAPDSAVQLGLRNAGSADYYYIQFHALQAADRKQFIPAQLNCPDELPISHFSLLTERVDEIMRKQYSGNGWDAMKANILFQDMLIALFKDAIREHKQDLKHAIALTMDYMEQNYRLNITRKQLAEMVGISEDYYSRAFKKLAGKSPMEYLTEVRVSQAKQSLLLSRDSFRSIAQSVGFSDEFYFSRKFKASTGRSPTSYVNAVKYSEKIASLRHLLTGHLIALGVEPYAAVINNAYPVTTRFRNTVAVGDYKPDLEKLMTAKPDLIMTCEFRDFGKSQKEKMYDQIAPTVTLPFYQSWRVHLQTIGKIIGKEKEAGDWLERYDNKAESVRKQLAETIGDETILIVGIGDGRMCVYGQRNMGSVLYGDLKLAVPRGVAEIDHYKETTLEELHAFDADRILLTSYRHDGSEHVDQAIRNEVSGLYTNEAWHALKAVRNRAVYGMYDSQHLYTCYTSLSHDLFLDKVRQMLRSDSSKQRT from the coding sequence TTGCAGCGGCAGAAGGTATTCATCTTGGCGCCCGATTCCGCCGTTCAGCTTGGTCTTCGTAACGCGGGCTCGGCCGATTATTACTACATCCAGTTCCATGCCCTGCAGGCCGCGGACCGGAAGCAATTCATCCCCGCCCAGCTGAATTGTCCGGACGAGCTGCCCATTTCGCATTTTTCCCTTCTGACGGAGCGGGTGGACGAGATCATGAGGAAGCAGTACAGCGGCAATGGCTGGGATGCCATGAAGGCGAATATTCTGTTCCAAGACATGCTAATTGCGCTGTTCAAGGATGCCATCCGCGAGCATAAGCAGGATTTGAAGCACGCGATTGCTCTTACGATGGATTATATGGAACAGAACTATCGGTTGAATATAACGCGGAAGCAGCTTGCCGAGATGGTCGGCATAAGCGAGGATTACTATTCGCGGGCATTCAAGAAGCTGGCCGGGAAGAGCCCGATGGAATATTTGACGGAGGTGCGGGTCAGCCAGGCCAAGCAGTCGCTGCTGCTGTCGCGCGATTCGTTCCGTTCGATTGCCCAGAGCGTCGGTTTCAGCGACGAGTTTTATTTTAGCCGCAAGTTTAAAGCATCGACCGGACGCTCGCCGACCTCGTATGTGAATGCGGTCAAATATTCGGAGAAGATCGCTTCGCTCCGGCATCTGCTTACCGGCCATCTTATTGCGCTGGGCGTCGAGCCGTATGCCGCCGTCATCAACAACGCCTATCCGGTTACGACCCGGTTCCGCAACACGGTTGCCGTCGGCGACTACAAGCCGGACCTGGAGAAGCTGATGACGGCCAAGCCCGACTTGATCATGACGTGCGAGTTTCGCGATTTCGGAAAATCCCAGAAGGAGAAGATGTACGATCAGATCGCTCCGACCGTGACGCTTCCCTTCTACCAGTCCTGGCGGGTTCATCTGCAGACGATCGGCAAAATTATCGGCAAGGAGAAGGAGGCCGGCGACTGGCTGGAGCGGTACGATAATAAGGCGGAATCGGTTCGCAAGCAGCTGGCCGAGACGATCGGGGACGAGACGATCCTGATCGTCGGAATCGGCGACGGGCGGATGTGCGTATACGGTCAGCGGAACATGGGCTCGGTCCTGTATGGGGATTTGAAGCTGGCCGTTCCTCGGGGCGTAGCCGAAATCGATCATTACAAAGAGACCACGCTGGAGGAGCTGCATGCGTTCGATGCGGACCGCATCCTGTTAACCAGCTATCGGCATGACGGTTCCGAGCATGTGGACCAGGCGATCCGCAATGAAGTGAGCGGTCTGTATACCAATGAGGCTTGGCATGCTCTTAAGGCCGTCCGGAACCGGGCGGTGTACGGCATGTACGACAGTCAGCATCTCTATACCTGTTATACCTCTCTATCGCATGATCTGTTCCTGGATAAAGTCCGGCAGATGCTTCGGTCGGATTCGTCCAAACAGCGGACGTAA
- a CDS encoding ABC transporter permease has protein sequence MKAYLQLTLSQLKLFARNRQMLVFTLFFPVFFMMIFGFVFNNDRPMSLDAAVIDQDHSEASQELMTSFGQTGVLNLKTFEAEADALDALKHNDLGLVVVIPQGYGDSLGKFAQASEPSSGGANTGSAAVNTGSPAQIRMIYDSANLTTAGLAKAAVSGVADSVSKKLLHFTPAVTVAEESVQSQQLSYIDFLVPGIVAMMIMSNNLNGVAGQIASWRERGVLRRMQSTMLRPSSFIAAQITARLTLNGIQAVIVLLIAQFVFGTQVRGSWGTLLFFVIIGTLAFMSIGFIIASLARTPESANPIAAILSFPMMFLGGVFFPIKNMPEFIQKFVNLLPIAHLSTAMREVMNAGAGFASLWTETLILCGWMIVAFAIASYTFKWE, from the coding sequence ATGAAAGCCTACCTGCAATTGACCCTATCGCAGCTGAAGCTGTTTGCGCGCAATCGGCAGATGCTTGTATTCACGCTCTTTTTCCCGGTGTTTTTCATGATGATATTCGGATTTGTTTTCAATAATGACAGGCCGATGTCGCTGGATGCGGCGGTGATCGACCAGGATCACAGCGAAGCGTCGCAAGAGCTTATGACGAGCTTTGGACAGACAGGGGTTCTGAACTTAAAGACGTTTGAAGCCGAAGCGGATGCGCTGGATGCGCTCAAGCACAACGATCTTGGACTGGTCGTCGTCATTCCGCAAGGGTACGGCGACTCGCTCGGCAAATTCGCGCAAGCATCGGAGCCGTCCTCTGGCGGTGCCAATACCGGATCGGCGGCTGTGAACACCGGCTCGCCTGCACAGATCCGGATGATATACGACAGCGCAAACTTGACTACGGCCGGTCTGGCCAAGGCTGCGGTGAGCGGCGTCGCAGACAGCGTATCCAAGAAGCTCTTGCATTTTACGCCGGCCGTAACGGTAGCGGAAGAGAGCGTGCAGTCGCAGCAGCTGTCTTATATTGATTTTCTCGTTCCCGGAATTGTGGCGATGATGATTATGTCGAATAATTTGAACGGCGTAGCCGGGCAGATCGCTTCTTGGCGGGAACGGGGGGTTCTTCGCAGAATGCAGAGCACGATGCTGAGACCGTCTTCGTTCATAGCGGCGCAAATAACGGCTAGGCTTACTTTGAACGGTATTCAGGCGGTAATTGTTCTGCTGATCGCTCAATTCGTATTCGGCACACAGGTGAGGGGCTCGTGGGGGACGCTGCTGTTCTTCGTCATTATTGGCACGCTGGCGTTCATGTCGATTGGCTTTATTATCGCAAGCCTGGCGAGAACGCCGGAAAGCGCCAACCCGATCGCAGCCATTCTTTCGTTCCCGATGATGTTCCTTGGCGGGGTCTTCTTCCCGATCAAAAACATGCCGGAATTCATTCAGAAGTTCGTGAACCTGCTGCCGATCGCCCATCTGTCAACGGCCATGCGCGAGGTGATGAACGCGGGAGCGGGCTTCGCGTCCTTATGGACCGAGACGCTTATTCTCTGTGGCTGGATGATCGTTGCTTTCGCGATCGCCTCCTACACGTTTAAATGGGAGTAA
- a CDS encoding copper amine oxidase N-terminal domain-containing protein produces the protein MKRLSISCMVITFMLAMLSVPLAASAQYDTADIKVYVDGKQLPFDVPPVSDNGRTLVPMRAVFEALNAKVDWNEKTGTITGKLNDTTVTLQLDNPVAQINGKRITMDVPAQIIKGRALVPLRFVTESFNNTIAWNPSTQSVEIYTDQAISLLYTSAPDEKSTDDYWYSNWAHPAERYMYADNDRVHILHYNEGKLTVSDYDPSTYRYLGKTDIPMVLPLFGGFHASEDGYYYIVYGQTNEEESSAKSVFSIVKYDKAWKKIGQADIRDVYVTVPFDASNLTMDNHDGLLAVHTARERYLSDDGLHHQSNISFLIQTSDMNVLAKGGQWPSNHVSHSFASYVRFDGSRIVYADHGDAYPRSIVLQTEDAGEITNEIDIIKFPGRIGDNYTGGHLTGLEITESNYLVVGSSVSLTQSYGTSSAKNLFVSVVPKTATDSQAVTTKWITEYAPSSKSAVKESHISKISKDKYVLLWKVEAEGVEEGMLFYAIIDGEGSYLKAPAELKGVPSPGNMAPLVQGDTLTWYELKGKHTGVYTLDTAAQVQ, from the coding sequence ATGAAACGATTGTCGATTTCATGCATGGTGATTACCTTTATGCTGGCGATGCTGTCAGTGCCCTTAGCAGCATCTGCACAATACGATACGGCAGATATTAAGGTGTATGTGGATGGAAAGCAGCTACCATTCGATGTGCCGCCGGTGTCCGATAACGGACGGACCCTGGTGCCGATGCGGGCGGTATTCGAGGCGTTGAACGCGAAGGTAGACTGGAACGAGAAGACCGGAACGATAACGGGGAAATTAAATGACACCACCGTTACGCTGCAGCTGGATAACCCCGTCGCCCAAATTAACGGCAAGCGTATCACAATGGACGTTCCGGCACAGATTATAAAAGGCAGAGCTCTGGTACCGCTTCGGTTCGTAACGGAAAGCTTCAACAATACCATTGCTTGGAACCCATCCACACAGTCGGTCGAAATCTATACAGACCAAGCCATATCGCTGCTCTATACGTCAGCGCCTGACGAGAAGAGCACCGACGATTATTGGTATAGCAACTGGGCACACCCTGCCGAGCGGTACATGTACGCGGATAACGACCGTGTACATATTTTGCACTATAATGAAGGCAAGCTTACAGTAAGCGACTACGACCCGTCGACCTACCGTTATCTAGGAAAGACCGATATTCCGATGGTACTCCCGCTCTTTGGCGGATTTCATGCTTCAGAGGACGGCTATTATTACATCGTGTACGGCCAGACGAATGAAGAAGAATCGAGCGCGAAGAGCGTATTCTCGATTGTGAAATACGATAAAGCGTGGAAGAAAATCGGCCAAGCCGACATCCGCGACGTTTATGTAACGGTGCCTTTCGATGCGAGCAATCTCACGATGGACAACCATGACGGACTGCTTGCGGTCCATACCGCCCGGGAGCGATATTTGTCCGATGACGGGCTGCATCATCAATCCAATATCTCCTTCTTGATTCAAACGTCGGACATGAACGTTCTCGCCAAAGGCGGGCAATGGCCATCGAACCACGTGAGCCATTCCTTCGCCAGCTATGTACGGTTCGATGGAAGCCGGATCGTCTATGCCGATCACGGAGACGCCTATCCGAGATCGATCGTGCTGCAGACGGAGGATGCGGGAGAAATCACCAATGAGATCGACATCATCAAGTTCCCGGGCAGGATTGGCGACAACTACACAGGCGGCCATTTGACGGGACTTGAGATAACCGAATCGAACTATCTGGTCGTAGGCTCCAGCGTTTCCTTGACGCAATCCTATGGAACAAGCAGCGCCAAGAACCTGTTCGTCAGCGTCGTGCCCAAGACGGCCACAGACAGCCAAGCCGTGACGACCAAATGGATCACGGAGTATGCGCCAAGCTCCAAGAGTGCAGTGAAAGAAAGCCATATTAGCAAGATCAGCAAGGATAAGTATGTATTACTATGGAAGGTTGAAGCCGAAGGCGTGGAGGAAGGTATGCTGTTCTACGCGATCATCGACGGCGAGGGAAGCTACCTGAAAGCCCCAGCCGAGCTTAAGGGCGTTCCGTCGCCCGGGAACATGGCACCGCTCGTGCAGGGTGACACCCTCACATGGTATGAACTGAAGGGCAAGCACACAGGCGTCTATACGCTGGATACGGCGGCACAGGTTCAATAG
- a CDS encoding FecCD family ABC transporter permease, which translates to MAGLVLAIGLFAGCFIASVALGQIAIPFTTTIDAFFDYDPSSTEHILITTTRISRAVIAAVIGAGLAIAGAFMQALTRNPLASPSIFGINAGAVFCIVFAATFFSVSSLTHYMWIAFAGAGIAACSVYFLGSLGRDGLSPIKIVLAGAAISALFVSFTQGMLVISEQNLEGVLFWLAGSVSGRTMDMLLPILPYMAGAGILAFLLGRSVNILTTGEDIAKGLGQRTIMVKSLMAVVVIVLAGGSVAVGGSIGFIGLVVPHIVRSLVGIDYRWIVPYCALLGASLLLLADIAARFVIMPQEMPIGVMTALVGTPFFIYIARRGMARE; encoded by the coding sequence ATGGCAGGTCTTGTTCTCGCAATAGGCTTATTCGCCGGCTGTTTTATCGCAAGCGTCGCGCTCGGGCAGATCGCGATCCCGTTTACGACGACGATCGATGCGTTCTTCGATTACGACCCGTCATCAACGGAGCACATTCTGATTACGACGACGCGAATTTCCCGGGCCGTCATTGCAGCGGTGATCGGAGCGGGGCTGGCGATAGCGGGAGCATTCATGCAGGCCTTGACGAGAAACCCGCTCGCTTCCCCAAGCATATTCGGCATTAATGCGGGTGCTGTATTTTGCATCGTGTTTGCGGCGACGTTCTTCTCGGTCTCCTCGCTCACGCATTACATGTGGATCGCATTCGCGGGAGCCGGAATAGCCGCTTGCTCGGTTTATTTCCTGGGCTCCCTGGGCCGGGACGGCTTGTCTCCGATTAAGATTGTGCTGGCTGGCGCGGCTATATCGGCTTTGTTCGTTTCCTTCACGCAAGGCATGCTGGTCATCAGCGAGCAGAACTTGGAAGGCGTCTTATTCTGGCTGGCCGGCTCGGTCTCGGGAAGAACGATGGATATGCTGCTGCCGATATTGCCTTACATGGCAGGGGCGGGAATCTTGGCGTTCCTGCTCGGGCGCTCCGTGAATATCTTGACGACGGGCGAAGATATTGCCAAGGGCTTGGGACAGCGAACGATCATGGTCAAATCGTTGATGGCCGTCGTCGTGATCGTCTTGGCCGGCGGATCGGTTGCGGTCGGCGGCTCCATCGGATTTATCGGACTGGTCGTTCCTCATATCGTTCGTTCGCTTGTCGGGATCGATTATCGATGGATCGTTCCATACTGCGCGCTGTTAGGCGCAAGCCTGCTGCTGCTGGCCGATATAGCGGCCCGGTTCGTCATTATGCCTCAAGAAATGCCGATCGGGGTCATGACCGCCTTGGTCGGAACGCCATTCTTCATCTATATCGCACGCAGGGGGATGGCGAGGGAATGA
- a CDS encoding ABC transporter ATP-binding protein, with amino-acid sequence MHAKDRVIEVEGLVKRYGGFTAVNGVSFGVSRGEVFGLLGPNGAGKTTTMEMIEGLRKPDGGSAKVAGHDTRTSLRKVKEVIGVQLQSTSLFELLTVEEILRMYASFYPRSVPIEPLLDDMILQDKRKGQVKHLSGGQKQRLAIAIALINDPIVLFLDEPTTGLDPQARRTLWDIVLRLKERGKTIVLSTHYMDEAHILCDRICLMDQGSIIALDTPDELIRSLQSENAIEFRLPEQGGGDQIASSANHSESRIPSSAGTEASDASSPLTGLLQHIPGVQEVELRNDTYVLYTSDLQATLTSFVQLMSERRLTFTDLRTRTATLEDVFIHMTGRGLREE; translated from the coding sequence GTGCATGCCAAAGATAGAGTGATCGAAGTAGAAGGGCTCGTCAAAAGATACGGCGGCTTTACCGCTGTTAACGGGGTCAGCTTTGGCGTGAGCCGAGGGGAAGTGTTCGGGCTGCTTGGCCCCAACGGCGCGGGCAAAACAACGACGATGGAGATGATCGAAGGGCTGCGGAAGCCGGACGGCGGCAGCGCCAAGGTGGCGGGGCACGATACGCGGACCTCGCTTCGCAAGGTGAAGGAAGTGATCGGCGTGCAGCTGCAGTCGACATCGCTGTTCGAGCTGTTGACTGTAGAGGAAATATTACGGATGTACGCGAGCTTCTATCCTCGTTCGGTGCCGATCGAGCCGCTGCTGGACGACATGATTTTGCAGGATAAACGAAAGGGCCAAGTCAAGCACCTCTCCGGCGGGCAGAAGCAGCGGCTGGCGATTGCCATCGCGCTCATCAATGATCCGATCGTGCTGTTTCTCGACGAACCGACGACCGGGCTCGATCCGCAGGCACGGCGGACGCTCTGGGATATCGTGCTCCGCTTGAAGGAGCGGGGGAAAACGATCGTACTGTCGACCCACTATATGGACGAGGCGCATATTTTGTGCGATCGGATTTGCCTGATGGACCAAGGGAGCATCATCGCCCTTGATACGCCGGATGAATTAATCCGGTCGCTGCAGTCGGAGAATGCGATCGAGTTCCGCCTGCCTGAACAAGGGGGCGGAGACCAAATCGCCTCATCCGCCAATCATTCCGAATCTCGCATTCCTTCCTCAGCCGGCACAGAAGCTTCTGACGCATCCAGCCCGTTGACTGGCCTGCTGCAGCACATTCCAGGTGTCCAGGAGGTCGAGCTGCGCAATGATACGTATGTTCTTTACACGAGCGATCTGCAGGCAACGCTCACGAGTTTCGTGCAGCTGATGTCGGAGCGCAGACTAACGTTTACCGACCTCAGGACACGGACGGCCACGCTGGAAGACGTGTTCATCCATATGACCGGAAGGGGGCTGAGGGAAGAATGA
- a CDS encoding DUF4362 domain-containing protein, whose product MLILLTLTLLITGCTSTSEYSVREAKKNGDIIVGPSGPLNTDKIIPFMNHVDQGRESRLRITSYTDEGDPIIIDLHYDGKKISYSYDNTRDKLGGRSRGKSETTCGEIHQREVVRDDQAAGTQYVLTGCKKLIGPHESGKKEIHVLFVEK is encoded by the coding sequence ATGCTTATCCTGTTAACATTAACCTTGCTAATAACCGGTTGTACGTCGACATCCGAATATTCGGTCCGAGAAGCCAAGAAAAATGGCGATATCATAGTTGGACCAAGCGGGCCGCTAAACACAGACAAGATCATCCCCTTCATGAATCATGTCGATCAAGGCCGGGAAAGTCGTTTGCGAATCACGAGTTATACGGACGAAGGGGATCCCATAATAATCGACCTGCATTATGACGGGAAGAAGATTAGCTACAGTTATGATAATACCCGGGATAAGCTTGGGGGGAGGTCAAGAGGAAAGTCGGAAACAACTTGTGGTGAGATCCATCAAAGGGAAGTCGTGCGCGATGATCAAGCGGCGGGGACTCAATATGTCCTAACCGGCTGCAAGAAGCTCATCGGCCCTCATGAATCGGGGAAGAAAGAAATTCACGTGCTTTTTGTGGAAAAATAA